From Chrysemys picta bellii isolate R12L10 chromosome 1, ASM1138683v2, whole genome shotgun sequence:
TGCTGCAGACTGAGACCCCACATGAGACAAGATGTTAATTGCAATACAGTAACACATTTAAATTGAATAAAGCCTCCATTCTTTAATCAGTGTAACTGTCAAACTAGTGCAACTATAACTCCTTAGTTTACATACAGACATCACACAGACAAGAAATTTACTTCTAACCAAACACAAAGAAACGCCATCTACTCACTCAAATTATACCTTATTTGAAAACACAGGCAAAGTATGTTgttgcctggggagtgggggaggtacAGCATGGGTATTTCTAAACTTTTCCAGCCTCACCCATTGTTGACAGACCCTTGAGTTATTTTGGAAGCTCTGTCTCTGCTGCTTGCCATGTCAGTTATTATAGTGAAAATTTAATTGTACAAGGGCTTTGACACTGAACTTTATAAATTTGTTCCAACTGACCTTGTCTCAGTTATTTGCAAGTCTGGCACGGAGCCTTAGAATTCATTATTGGTTCTCATGCAGTAGGTAGAAGCACTGTGGAGTAGTAGACAGAATGGACCCGACATTTTACATGactgtaaggccttgtctacactacgagagtagttcgattttacttgcatcgaatttttgtaatcgatattgcaaagtcgaacgtgtgtgtccacactaaggacagtaattcgactttgtgcgtccacactaacggtgatagcgtcgacattcgaagcggtgcactgtggtcagctatcccacagttcccgcagtcccctctgcccattggaattctgggtgtagccggcaatgccttctgggtaacaaaatgagtcgagggtgcttttgggaaactgtcgtcatccgtccatcactcccgccctccctccctgaaagcgccggcgggaaaacagttcgcgcgcttttccagtcattgacagcgcggacgccactgtactccgagcatggagcccgctgcgaccatcgctgcagttgtggccgctctcaacgtctcgcagcttatcataaaggtttccctgaggcagatgcagaaaagtcaggcaaggaggctacggcaccgcggtgatgtcctgaagtctgagagtagcacagacctgtcagaaagcaggcgacccagcgccgaggacatcacagtggcaatgggtcatgttgatgccgtggaacggcgattctgggcacgggagacaagcactgagtggtgggaccgcatagtgctgcaggtctgggatgaatcccagtggctgcgaaactttcgcatgcggaagggaactttcctggaactttgtgagttgctgtcccctgccctgaagcgcagtgacacccggttgcgagctgcactgagtgtacagaagcgagtggccatagccctgtggaagcttgcaacgccagacagctaccggtcagtcgcgaaccagtttggggtgggcaaatctaccgtgggggttgttgtgatgcaagtagcgaaggcaatcgttgatgtactgctgccaaaggtagtgaccctgggaaacgtggaggcgatcatagatggcttcgcagcgatgggattcccaaactgcggtggggccatagatggaactcacatccctatcctggcaccggaccaccaggccacccagtacattaaccgaaagggatacttttccatggtgctgcaagcactggtggaccacaggggacgttttaccaacatctacgtgggatggccgggcaaggttcatgacgctcgtgttttcaggaactctggtctgtttagacggctgcaacaaggtatttacttcccggaccacaaaataactgttggggatgtggagatgcctatagtcatcctcggggacccagcctacccgctaatgccctggctcatgaagccctatactggcgccctggacactgaaaaagaactcttcaactaccggctgagcaagtgcagaatggtggtggagtgtgcttttggccgtctcaaggggagatggagaagcttactgactcgctgtgatctcagcgaaaccaatatccccattgttatagcagcttgctgtgtgctccacaatctctgtgagagcaagggggagacctttatggcggggtgggaggttgaggaaaatagcctggctggtgattactcacagccagacagccgggcgattagaagagaccagcgggaagcgctgtgcatccgggaggctttgaaagcaaagttcctgagtgagcagggtaacctgtgattttatagtttgtgtactgagaagctaaacctgcccccgtttctttacccaggtaatgttgactatcctatccagttacatacccccttcaccccccctccaacacacgtgtcgaaataaaaatagttctactttgttaaagcacaccgttttctttaatactgttttagcgggaattttttaaaactgggacgcagactgtggtgcggggcgggtctagtgttgtgatgcgaatgcagcttctaaactcaaggattgacaggctccgctgcggtgggatgcttgtttcaacggagcctgtcacccctcctgatcgggactgtgtgtatgggaggtctatttgactttgtggcagggggaggacggttacagatcccatgctgtgtggctctgtgatcctgtctaaggaccggcgcttaagatctgtaactgccctcccccgccacaaagtcacagagcaacccccccccccaacattacatcaaaacaacctcccagactaaccggggcaactagtcactgcatcactgcactgtgtatgtgccctgctgctgtgcctgcccccgactatgtaccctgccaaaggagactgtcctgtccaatttccaaccccctttcccctcctcctccaaaagaacatgattgaaacagtagttaacagaaacgaattttttattatcaactacacatggcattgggaggtgaaacttggacgtgggcttgtgtcaggcgggaaggaaagaacttttcaaattttgggaaatgagagccttctgctactagagctctctgcaggggtggagtgagagttagcagggactctgccgcctctccttctttgcactttgggtgaggtgggtatgggacttggtggcgggggagggcggttagagatggactgcagcggggctctgtcctcctgcctccgttcctgcagaacatccacaaggcgccggagcgtgtccgtttgctccctcagtagtccaagcagcgtttgagtcgcctgctggtcttcctgccgccacctctcctcccgatccatgttggcttggtgcattcgggtcaagttctcccgccactgggtctgctgtgctgcctgggcttgggaagaggccataagctcagagaacatgtcctcccgtgtcctcttcttcctacgcctaatccgcgctagcctctgggagtgtgattccaggctaggttgtgagacagtcgcagacggggctgtggaaatgggaaaaagggagtgaattcctctgaaagataaatgtagttgtgaacaaagaacatagtctttctctgtgaacaagaccatgcacagcacctttcacatgcgcactcagcacaaggtcgaattctcggccttcgcattctgtgcctggggtcttgaacagcacatttgagaagcgaggcagcacaacggaatttctgttgcaggcagacatggtaagccgtacacttgtggcagtttaaaacttttatattaccactggcctcatttcacatttaaatcaatgtcagtccctgctgccagcaatccggcaagcgggaactctgcccctgtcccaccccctcgcggctgtccccgggaatgatccctttcggctgcccctctcccgcctccaccgcgtggctgcaaaccagcggttacagttctgtaaaggaacgggaaagcagtcccaacactaacattcccctacctaattaaaagcaggtcaccatggccgacatcaccctgatgaggatctccgagagcgacaaagagagaatgctccgggaaagcctccaaagaccagggccgtatgccgccctgctgtgcagagcaatgatccccgagtacctgataatctcgtggcgcggcaacgtgtcgtacttcggaggacccaataaggccgctctccccaagaacctcatgcaacggctttcaagttacctccaggagagcttcatcgagatgtcccaggaggattactgctctatccccgcacatatagaccgcattttactgtagctgcagtagcagggaatacacagtagagcggcttgtgcaggacaatcactgaaaaccggacattgctagatttcttttcaaaacttgcactgccccttactaaaccgttaagcgcctagggcacactaatcatgaacaacccattcttttaattgttaatattcctgttttgttaaaaataaatgtttagatgtttacaacacttactggctgatccttcaccagattctgtgtccggggtaatggctggggacgcttcgtaggggatctctgtaagggtgatgaagagatcctggctgtcggggaaatcagcgttgtgagagctgccaactgcctcgccctcctcatctccttcctcatcttccccgtcccctaacatgtctgaggaaccggccgtggacagtatcccatcctcagagtccacggtcactggtggggtagtggtggcggcagcaccgaggatggaatgcagtgcctcgtagaaacgggatgtctggggatgggatccggagcgtccgtttgcctctttggtcttctggtagccttgtctcagctccttgattttcacgcggcactgcgttgcatcccggctgtatcctctctctgccatgtctttagagatcttctcgtagatctttgcattccttcttttggatcgcagctcggaaagcacggactcatcgccccacacagcgatgagatccaagacttcacgatcagtccatgctggggctctctttctattcacagactgcatggccatcactgctggagagctctgcatcgttgccagtgctgctgtgctcgccacgatgtccagacaggaaatgagattcaaactggccagacaggaaaaggaattcaaattcaaattttcccggggcttttcctgtgtggctggtcagagcatccgagctcgcactgctgtccagagcgtcaacagagtggtgcactgtgggatagctcccggagctattagcgtcgatttccatccacacctagcctaattcgacatggccatgtcgaatttagcgctactcccctcgtcggggaggagtacagaagtcgaattaaagagacctctatgtcgaactaaatagcatcgcagtgtggacgggtgcagggttaattcgatttaacggcgctaacttcgacataaacgcctagtgtagaccaggcctaaatgagGAAGCACTTTAAATAAAGAGATTAGTATGCTTGCCACAAAGAGTATTCATTCCCCCTCTCTCAAATGGACTCAGTTTGGGTTGTGAAGGATTACCTCCTTATGCTCAGGGTGCATCTGTTTGTTCTGTAATGTTTTCaaacatgcttttgaaaattcactACTGCTTCCTTTTAATAACATCCTGTAAACTGGCAGCCTGAACAAAAGTGCTAAataattacttttgtagtgcaaACAAGTGTGCAAAGTCATTAAAGCCGATTAGAAGTAAGTAGAAGCATAGAAGAGTTATGATAAGCATACAGATCACATATATGTTCCCTGACATTTCAGAAAATTGATGTGTTCTTCCACTTGTGCTCTACCaggaacacaaaataaaaataattttaaaccattgattatatagggcctgattcttatctcAGACCTGTTTATGCCCTTGAAACTGCATtgattattcctgatttacaccagtgtgagatcaCAATGAGGCCCATAGAATCTAGAGAAAAACAAATCATCTGTTGTGCAGGTGTTCTCCCTGTGTTGGTTCTGCAACAACCAAACTGCTTTAGTTTTTCCTACGGATGAAACCAGCTCATCGGTAATGCTGGTGCAAAATAAAAGGAAGTCGTCTCTGCCCTGCAAATGACATGTTAACTTCAGCCTTCATGAGAAACACAGGAAGAACCAATATTTCACCAAATGTAATAGATACAATTAGTCAGAAATAAAAATTTCTTTTCAGGCTTCTAAGATGGTGCTGAAAACTATGGAGAGTCAAATGCTTCTTTCAGTTACGCAGAAGCAATCTCACGGCCCAGAGACattaaaataatgaaagagtCTCTGAATGAATTTCTGACCTAGTTTTTAATCCCTTAAGGTGACTGAGAGCTCAGAAGGGGAAATAAACTCATTGCTCAGCCCATGGAGGAGTGCCATATCAGTCTATAAAAGAGTCACACTGATGGCTCCAAAATGAGTCCAGTTTAGATATTGACTATAAGAATGTTGACCATGGTGTGGGGCCTCAAGGACCAGAACGTAAAGTAGAAGAAAATGTGGGTATCTCCAGAGCACCAACAGGGGATGTgatgacccttccccccaccctcccctttgGAGCACACTGTACTTGACAGTATCCTTTTAGGTCTGTTGTGTCTATTCATTACATTTTTCTCAGAGTCAGTATTCCAAATTTCTGGTTTTTTAGACGCCTGGATGCCAACCACATCAACTACGTGCCACCCAACTGCTTCAATGGCTTGGTCTCTCTTAGACACTTGTGGCTGGATGACAACTCTTTGACAGAAATTCCTGTGCAAGCTTTTAGGAGTTTATCAGCACTTCAGGCAATGACACTGGCATTGAACAAAATACATCACATACCAGACTATGCTTTTGGAAACCTCTCCAGTTTGGTAGTTCTGTaagttttattgatttttttaaaatgatttttgcaAGACCTTGGCCTCTTTGTAATAAATTATTTCAAGATGCAATGTCTAAATTAAGCTTTGTAAGAGATACTTTAAAACTAGACTGCCCAAAAATGTGAAATGATCTGTAAACCTTGAGGTTGGTTAATATGGGCTATTGTTTTATGTTATAGTTTTAGCATTAAATTGATATTTTGGGCTATAAACCTGACACCTCACAtaacacattttgtacaagatgcatcattattatgtcataatcatatcataatccTACCACTGTGATAAATATGGGGTGCAGAGTATCACAACCATAAAAGCTCATCCGTCACCTCTAGCAAGTGCAGAATGTGAGCAATACAATTGTACGAGGTACAAGCCATACAGGGTAAGCAGAAGGAATTCCATCTACCACCTTGTGGACAGACTTTGCTCTCTGCCTGTGTGGGTACAGACTGAGTTTCAGTATGagattttaacctttttagattTTAACCTTTAAAAGAATGGGTATGTGTCATTTGGCTGAGCTTCCAGATCCCTCAGTTATTTTTCATCATGTTGTCAACCACTTGTTAAGGTAGAGATCTTCTCAtgccccagctctcctcccagtCTCATTTCCCCACCTTCCCTGCTGAAACTTCAGTAACATTAGGACAATTAAGAAGACAAGATGAAAATAAGCTTCACTTGATGCAATAGGTGCTGCTGCTTGGCTAGGTCCCCTCATTTTGCATCTGCTGTTTATCTCCTGTTTCTGGGTGTAAGACTTTAGAGTTATTAGTATTTAATCACCCCTAACTATCTGCAGTACCCAGTGTTCCAGTCTCTCCAAATCACTTAGTGTGGTTCTGTTCACATGTTTTGCTACCCTCTCTCCAGTTCTGCAAATCTTAAGTCAGTGGGAAAACtcacattggcttcaatgggagcaggattggacctATGGTCATTAAAGATGCAAAACTAATTTGAGTTTTGGGGCAAATTCTTCATACTGCTATAGCCTAAAAGGTCAATATAGTATTTGGGATTAAAATGATTGAGGTTTCTTcctagagaggggaaaaaaacattttttggtaCAATATCAGAATCTCTATCTTTTAGAGTCAGTTCATAAATAGCTGAATACAGTTTGTGTAGGTTCTGAAAAATTTATCGAGAGCTTTTGATAACTAAAATACTTCTGTGTAAAACAAAGACATGGATGAGAATAGTATCTGACTCTCACATTCACAGATCTTCTCTTCTTTTATGTACAACTCCCACAGTTTCTCTCCTACCATGAGGGCGGAGTGAGGAAGGTAAAATAGGAGAGAGAAGTCAGCTGGAAAAGCATTCTCTTAAACAAAAAAATGCACTGAAATTACACCAAGTTACATCCATCCATGTTACTAAGCTACACAGAGCAATTTCTCTATTAAGATCTAAAATTTAGAAATAGGCATAAGCAGCAAAATTCTAAGCCAAATTTTGAATGTCCCAAACTTTCAGATCTGCAGGTTTGTTTCAAGCCAATCACTACCAAAAAAGTCAAACTGAAAATCCTATCAATTACATAACATACCATTggaaattaattgttaattatgCTAGTGTAACAGGGAGGAAGTCAAGTTATAGCATCAGTGAGGTCAATTATATTTACTAACTCACACTGAAATTCTGATTTTTGGTCATGTGAATATATCTGTTTCTTACTACACTTGGTCAGGCCTCATGTACATTTTGTCACTTCCCTGCTTCCCATCCTGCCCACTCCCAtacccagccaaaaaaaaaacccacacaacacTTTTAAAGACATTGTatctaatttaaatatatatttttaaatcaccaGTGACCctatttttaaagtttcagaACACTTAATAGGAAATCCCCATGTGTCTAAAATTAGAACGTCAGGGTAGgcacttttaaaacaaatatgaagacagaaaacaaatacattaaatgaAAGAATCACAATCTctgcagtttaaaaacaaaacctttctgtGGAACCAAATCAAagcctgggtgggtgggtgggtggatggggggggaggggtagaggtCGGGGAAATGCCCTCCTATACATGCTCTTGCAAAAAGCATGACTTGCATATAATCAGTGCATGCCTGAAAATAAGTTTCTTTTGATTTAACCATCAACATGTTTTGCTTAACTCCACTGTGTGCAATGTGCTTTCCTGACTGTGCTCTTAATGTTCCCCTGCAGACatctccataacaatagaatCTACTCCCTGGGAAAGAAATGCTTTGATGGGCTCCACAGCCTAGAGACTTTGTGAGTTGACCTCTtatttgtttccctttttttttttttcagtgttttcatTAATATTCTGAAAGAATAAAAATACCAAACATGCTTTTTGGCTTGCTTAATTGCTAAAAGCCAAACGTGCTTTTTGGCTTGCTTAATTGCTACGGATGATTGTTTACAATGACTGCAATACACATGATTGTGTACAGTGATCCTATTTCTCAACTATAAAACTACACTGCTTTTTTTTATAGGCAGcatttattaataaattatttaatgacattttaaaactgtACCAGGCGCAAAATAACAAATGACTATTCAGGGATAGTTATTCCTGCTTTGATAGTGCTacagtatttgtttgtttatcttTAGTCAGCAACGCTAATTGACATAGAGGTTAAGGAAAAATTCATTGTAACCAAAAAGCTTTTAAGTTTGCAGAATGCATCTTGCCACATAGTGTGGTTGCGGAAGCAATCAGATACTTTGACCTCTTGAACAAAGGAAAAGCTCCAGGTAGCATCAATTACAAacatgttcttctttttaaaaaattgctccaATTGTTAGTCTTTAAAGGATTCGCTTGAAAAGTTTCTGTGTTAGAGGGATAAAGTCACCTTAGCACCTACAATAGTTCAGTAAAGTGCAGGAGGTGAACACAAGGCTTCCCTGAATAGCATAAGAAAAAAAGAATTCTGGGAAAAGAAGACTAAACAGGAAAACAACTCCAAAGTTTAAAGgaaagtaatttgttccagacATGCACAAATAAAGATATCACCATCTCTGTTTGGTATTGGAGCCCTGACCCACTAATGCCTAAGGGACAATAATCCTTGCATATCtattccccttcctctcctatACCACAACCAAGTGAATCCTCTCTACAGATCATAACCAACTTTACCCAACCAGGGCACTTCAAGAGGCCCAACGGCTTTGGTGCTGATGCAGAAGTCATagagtttcaggccagaagggaccaatagatcatctaatccaggagtctcaaacacgcggcccttggagctcttccctgcggcccgccaagctccccgcgggccccccccagttacttcctgtcgccgccaaactcccctcatccctgcccccacccgaGTTATTTTAAGTATCAGCTAAGCTCCCCAtgcgctgctccccaatgtttggggccaggtctctcccctggccctgcctgccgcccccacgcacctcccccgagtgtcccccggcctCACTTGCTGCCCCTTCACTGCCCCGGCCTGCAGCTCACGCTCAGATCTGCAGGCTTCTGGCATCacttgctgccgcagggtcctagtgcccccctccaaaaagggtcagggcaggctgcccttcccctgccctagtcctgagcctctccaatgccccaagcctctccaatgccccaaacccctcatccccagccccacagccctcacccctgcaccccatcctatcctaaaactccatcccagagcctgcacccctacctcctgccccaacccacagcctgcacccagcacccaaactccatcccagagcctgcacccccaccccctgccccagcccagaacctgcacccagcacccaaactccatcccagagtctgcaccccggACACCCTCCCCtatccaaacttcctcccagagccttaggcaggtgggggcggagtttggggggagcaggttttgggcaccaccaaaatttctacaaacctgccacccctggaagaggcagagcaggggtggagtggtggtgcagcccagtgcagtgggggggctttactgagtgtatatatattattaaaaccgcttggaggaggaggtggagaagagacggggcaggggcgaggcctcatggaaggggtggagtgggggcggggccaggggcagcgacggggggtgtcagtgatgcggccctcgggccaatgcactagtcctcatgtggccctcgcggtcatttgagtttgagacccctgatctaatctgacctggTGTATATCACAAGCCACCACAACCACACAGCACcagcacactaaacccaacaactgaaattggACCAAAGCAttccagcccacaggagactagactttTATGTGCCACAGGAAGAATGAATAAACCAAATGTCAAACAAACATCATCAGAACCTAGTGGTTGGTTTGCTTTTTAATCCACAAAACCATGCACTGCTCACTTTCCAGTTGCattaggattgggggggggggtaattttgATCACATAAACTAATCCTCTCTACTAGAACTTGAGTTTTCTATTGTCAAGAGCACCCTGCAATGTTACAGCTTTGACTTTTACCCACTGTGCATAGAGAGAAAGTCCCTCAATAAAATACCAGAAcagaagaggaaaaatgtgattgTTCTTTAAGGAGACATACACACAACAGTATGCAACTGTCCTgaaatggggggaaaaagcaGTGATTTTAGTTatcctcccagccctggctggtgTGAAAGGGAAGAAGATATAGATGACAACCTTGACcctggaaagggggggggg
This genomic window contains:
- the LOC135973825 gene encoding uncharacterized protein LOC135973825, which translates into the protein MQSSPAVMAMQSVNRKRAPAWTDREVLDLIAVWGDESVLSELRSKRRNAKIYEKISKDMAERGYSRDATQCRVKIKELRQGYQKTKEANGRSGSHPQTSRFYEALHSILGAAATTTPPVTVDSEDGILSTAGSSDMLGDGEDEEGDEEGEAVGSSHNADFPDSQDLFITLTEIPYEASPAITPDTESGEGSATPSATVSQPSLESHSQRLARIRRRKKRTREDMFSELMASSQAQAAQQTQWRENLTRMHQANMDREERWRQEDQQATQTLLGLLREQTDTLRRLVDVLQERRQEDRAPLQSISNRPPPPPSPIPTSPKVQRRRGGRVPANSHSTPAESSSSRRLSFPKI